A region of the Lycium barbarum isolate Lr01 chromosome 1, ASM1917538v2, whole genome shotgun sequence genome:
CCACTTCTGCTGTGTTTATTAACGGGTTGAATGCATTCCGGTCCCAAAGTATACCCACTACTGGAATCACTATAATTCCCttctgaacaaaaaaaaaaaaaaaaaaaaggagatttgAGCCCAGATCATAGAGATCTTCTAGGACCAAGTTTTAACAAGATGGTTAAGACAGGAAAGATTCCATAGGGCTAAACCGAAACAATTTGCATTTGGAACTTGTAACAGATACTTGTCATACCAGGTAGGCATTGATCATAAGTACCAAAAAGGCAACAGATCAATTAAACTCTAAACGGAAATGATTCGAAAATGAGTAGATCATCAACTTGACATTTAGCTAGAAATTTCTGGTATGACCATTGCTTCTGCTGTGTAAGGAAAGTGCTCAAAAAGAATTTTCAAAAACCATCCTTCAGTTAGACTCTTTCTTACTTCTCTGAAGTTAAACAAAACTTTGGCTGCAGTATCCATTATGTAATGGACATGAGTATGACATTCAGGCCAGTATCAGTTACTACAATATAATCGATCAAAAGTTTCATTAGTTTTTCTTTTTGGATTTCTCCAACAAGAAATCCGTATGTCATGTCTAATTTTGCATAATACTCCTAACAACTGATTGCTTAGTACCATTGTATAACTATTGCTGTTGTTACTGTTCTTCGCATATATATGGTACGTGAAATTTAATCCCTTCACCTTCGATACAAGAAGACGGGATTGTATTATCAACTCTCTTAATATTCATGGAGCTGAGAAACCTTAAAAGGCCATGACCATGAAAACTCAAACGAAGCTAATGAAGACAAATGCATTACCTTGGTAGTAAAGGATTCAAGAACAGTGACAATATCTACAAGTGAACGATCTAATCCGATCTCCTCCTCAGCCTCCCTCAATGCTGTCTCAGTGTCATTGGCATCACCTTCTTCTACTTTCCCACCAGGCAAAGCAACTTCACCTAAAAACAATAAAACAAGGGGTTGGTAAAAGTTGGATAACTCGTGTCTTAGATCACAAGTTTGAGTCCTGCGCCAAACGAACTAAGTCcaatatttaagtggagaagggtagaggggtAGGTCTATCATCCTCGAGCTTACTGCGATTGGCTAAAATGAGCGGTTAGCTCAATGGTCAGAAGATGAAGGACTTGTGTAGATCACAAGTTTGAGCCCTGCATCAAGCGAACAAAATTCAGTATTAAAGTTGGGAAGGGTAGAGGGGCTGGCCCATCATCCCCGAGTTACGAATGCTGCCGTTGGCCAAGAGTTGGCTCCAGGCAGATTTCTTGGTCATCAAAAAATACCTTATGCATTTGACCCCAAAATTAGAATCAGACCTCCAGCCTTGGTCGGCAGGCTTATGTGATACCTATATTGGACTGATGCAATCTCACTGTTTCATTTTATATGGCGCTTATTTGATTGGGAAAGGAATTTAGGAAAGAAAGGAAGAGATGTCAAACGTACCATTAAACCTTTTAGTTTTAAATATATCATCACATTTTTACCAACAACATATCATTAAGAACAATAATTACGCCTgaggtcggctatatgaatctcCACTTCTTCATTTAAGCTCATTTCGTATCCTCATTCACAGGAAACAAGATAAAACTAATATGTATTAATAATATTAGAAGTTCTCCAAGTCTAAAACCTATGCTCAACTAGTAAATATCACATATATGAATCTTGTCCATTGTACCCTATCTTTGGCTAAATCAGTAGTGATACGAAGGGTTGTCTGTTATAATTAAGAACATATCATTAAGAGCAAAACTAAAAGCtttcaaatataaaaatgtgtttaCTTTTTTAAGAAGAGATGTATCATATAAAATGGAACAAAAGGACTACTATGCTACCAAGTGAAACACCCATCCTGACAATATCTCGGCccaaaaatctaaaaatatatatattaaatagacGAAATTGAGCGGAGTTTGagcaaaaggagggatgcaacacgaggacttcccaagggatcacccatcctagtactactctcgtccaagcacgcttaacttcggactTTTTATGGGATCCGATGCGTTAGTGccggtatgatcgcatccatcatCCCTAGCGCTCTATATTCTCTTAAACCCGAACACTATTGTAGAcatttaattgaaaaaaaaaaaggtaaaaaggAACTCCAGCAATCAAATACTTACCAGAATGTGTAGAGTGTAGAAGCTCGTTTAGTGAGGATTACACGAAGATAGccttgttgatcctcaaatatacATATCAAAACTGCAGCCCTGGCTCTTCTTGAATTACTACTACTATTTATAGGGTCTGTCCCAAATTCTGGTTTCAATTCCTGTTCTTTTGGAATTATATCATTGACACTGCGTTCTTGAATTCTGGGACTTTCATTTTGAATGTGCATATTGATATTGTTGGAGTAGTTATCCAAATTCTTGTGTTTCTATCTTTTTTAATCGAGAAATTGTCGAGGGAAAGTGGCACAATGTTCGAAATTCAGTGGATAATAGGTCCGCCCCTCTACCCTTGTCCACTAAAATACTACTATGCTTTTATCCATGACACAGAGTTCGAAACTGTGACATGTGCCTAACTCACATAACACACGTTGCAATCTTAACACTAGACGCGAGTCCTAAGGACATTTTAAGATATTTTAGCTTTAGGCCACCTACTTTATTAAGTCACCGTGCtaggtaggggtgtacatggaccgggttggttcggattttttaaacaccaaaccaaaccaattgcgtcgagtttttaaatttatacaccaaaccaaaccaataaaattcgggtttttcaacctcgggttttctcgggttattcgatgttttttttttcggaatagtcttgatacaatacatataacttttacttcaaatatttttgtcttagtaagatacaactatataattaaggtgtttcttaagaaaataacacaaaacgtgagaagagtgataacattgtattaaaatattcaacaaaaactaataaaatcggttaaaatagatattgctaattaacaagccataaagaaaatgaccataatctaaaaatactaagtcatgctaaaataagcacggctaataagtattagttacatgaaaaagaaaaaaaaacttaagttatgtattttcactctctaaactaattatgcaaaactaaagaatagatatccaacatttttttttggtaaagtaataaaatttCATTAGtaaagcatcaagaagatgcaaggttacagatGGGCAAAAAGCTGCTTCAACAAAAACATGAAGCAGACTTAGCAAAAACCTATAGAACAATCTATAAATATCCAACATTTATGTCATTCATAGTgttaaattgaatttcttttgttagtgttgagctggttttggtttgaactttaGTTGAGTTACAaatatccataggatataaaacttattgacattcaaaattctaagttcaagcttgaataatatgataatagataaaaaaattacgaaaaaataaaagaaatatctataaattccattacaaataaatatttttatgtataaaatatttttaaaattgaatacatgtaatgtcgggttggtttggttcggtttgactttttttagtttaaaccaaaccaaaccaattatgatcgggttttttttctcaacaccaaaccaagtcaaaccaaaccactagtcgggtttttttctcaatttgtcccggtttatcggtttggtgtgGTTTGTCGATTTATTTTGTACACCCCTAGTGCTAGGCTAAGGCGCGCATGAACTGACCAAACACCATTACAGaaatttaatatttaaaaaaaaaaaaaaaaaaaactccagcAATCAAATACTTACCAGAATGTGTAGAGAGTGTAGAAGCTCTTTTAGTGAGAATTACACGAAGATGGccttgttgatcctcaaataaacacaccaaaactGCAGCCCTGGCTCTTCTTgaattactactactactatttatAGGGTCTGTCCCAAATTCTGGTTTCAATTCTTGTTCTTTGGAAACAACCTCATTCACAGTGCATTCTTGATTTTGACTGTGGGTATTGAAAAAGTTTGAGGAGCTAAGTGAAGGGTGATTATTATTAGGATTATAAAGACGAAGTCTTTCAGCTAATTTTACAAGGCTTTCTGATCTATGAAATCTGTTAGTTGCCATGGGAGAAAGGAGAAATGGAAGGTGTTGTgccaaaaagccaaaaaaaaaaaaaaaaaaaaaaagaaagactaATAATTGGGTCCCTGTAATTTTGGGGTTGCttgcttctttatatttttgccTTATTGGTCAATTTTGTCATCTAACTATTGAATACACTGCTCATGAGTCATGACTCTGTCCGATCGATCACTTTTTCCAATTTGATGGCTAGATGAAGGTGTGGGATTTTACGTGTAACTAGTGTTTTGTTTAGAGCTAATAGTTAAAAACACACCGAAACTATCATGCAAATACCATACCCAAATATCACGTTTTCGCGAATTTAATATCCAATTATGAATTGTTTCATTTTCCTATTTGATATTACTATCTATGTATTAAAATACATCTTGAAGCTAATTAGGCCAACTATcggttattttttttttctacctgaactatcacctaTTCCTCTTAGTGTGTTTTAATTCATAAATAGTGATAGTTCAAGTAGGAAAAGAGAACAACGGATAATTTAGAtttgaaactcgcgaaaaagtgatattttgggTAGTAAAAGGAAACAATTgttagtttaggtatgaaacttgCGAAAAAGTGATTGTCCGGatatgtttttgaccattatctttgtttcttttaatttaaaattttctACCTAAACTCTCACTTATTCACCTATATgtattttaatacatagatggtgatagttcggATAGGAAAAGATAACAACTGATAGTTTGAGTGTGAAACTCGCAAAAAATTGATAGTTCAattgtgtttttgaccattaccttttttcttttaatttaaattttgCTCTTTAATCTTCTCATATTCAAAGATTGTTGGTCTAACTAATTCGATTTATTTTAAATAAGTTCACTCAGGGATAAAAGAATTCCTTAGAGAAGATTCTCCATTTCCAGACTCAAATTCCGAAAACTTCTGATTACAAATAGTGAATCAAAACCATTCCATAGTAGTTTCGTGACAATTATGATATTAACGCAAGTACTTCATCTGAATATTCTTTGAGTACACTAGAACCTTATAAATAAAAATCATACTGCTTATTCACATCATAATTAGAGGCGGATTCAAAATTTATAATTTATGAATACACAATTCTAATTGAAAATGTTTTTAGTGCAGATCCGATGGAGCCTTTCCTACTATATTAACAATGTGAAGAAAAACAATAGATAGAAACAGActaatctgcaatcacatggaaaAATTTCAACCAATATAAACATGAAACATGACAAACGTGGCAAGTTTTTCCATCATTTTAAAAAGATTTTTCTCCCATTTGGTGATGGGCTGATGACAGATGCTGTCCTTTATTGCCTGGCTGGCAACCCCTTTATGTCTAAGGCAGCCTCACCAGAAATGGGACCAACTCTTTATTGAACTAGAACTTTTTTGTGTGCTTATGAACTAGTACTTCCTCTGTATGTCGTTTGTTTTATATGCTCTTTAAGGAATATTAATTATGAAGGGTATTTGATTATTTTATCATCATTTATATCTAATTTATAATcttttttattaaatatttactttatttatgtgtcatctccattaatgtTCAAATTCTACTAAGGATAAAATTGAAAAAACATAATTAATTGTGTCTTAAACTTTAAAAACGACAAATAAactgagacaactatttttaataaCCGCGACAAATAAGTTCGAGACGGGACGAGTATATCTTTCTCATCTAGGTTTTCCCATTATTCCTCAAGTTTCATCCACTTTCTATAGGCATAAGGTAAATAAATCAATAGACAATAGAGAAGCCAGCACCTAATCTAGTGCCTACATCAACCAGCGGCTTTATACACATAGGTTGTTGGCTACTAAATTACACCTCAAAACACTACAATAAATTCAAGAAATAAATAGAAAATACTAACATAAATTGCTTCTCCAAATATGAGTTTCCGTTAGATCCATCTTCTCCAAAGTCTATCAAGTTTAGCAGATAGAGATTGTTAAATGAGACACTCACAATAATCGCCCTACTTGAGGACCAACGACCTTGTTGATTACAATCTGTACCACTTTTTGGATTCAACTCACCACTTCTAGTACCTCTCTGGCCCAATTGGTTATGGCTGACTTCTCATTTTACCAGACCGTACTCTGAGTCGCGGCCTCAAACGTTGGTCAAATCTGCTACCAGTCGTTGCAGATTGAACGCGAGCACCCAACCGAAAAGACTAGCCTATTAAGTAGGAGAACTCATTCAACCTATAAACACATTACAAATAGTTTTTGTCTTTAAGGAGTTGCTTCACCTTACATTATTGAACATTCATGTGGAAGGAAAATATCAATACCCCACTTTGTGTGTATTTGCGACAAAATATGCTGTAAAATTTATTATTCATGGTCTTAAATTATGTGACTACATCATATGGTTAATACTCCACTGTGATTCATTTAATTTATGACACAAGCTGGATTATACAAGAACAATGATCAATTTAAGTTTAACTCATTGTAGTATCCTTGTCCACTACCTTAGGGAGCTTGAATTTAGGATTTTGTTCCAAGAAAGCAGGTGGTCTCTGGTACACAATTGATGCTGCTCTAATCAAAATCCCAGCAGTTAGACCCCATATCAAGTATTTCTTGTTGTCCATCTCGTAGTCGAACAAATGAATTAAATACTTTTCTCCCATCCATTCTCTTTCTTCCGATCTCTTATTCTCGTCCTGCATAAAGACATTTGTGCGTAAGTATCCAAGAAATGGGAGAAACTTATTCGTGTGACCTTCCGAAGGAAATGTTCGCAAGTACAAACCTTGAGAAACATCTCCAATGGGACATCGAAAACTGCTTCTACTTCAGAGACATTAGGAGTGGGATTGAATTCCTTTTTATTGGAGAGTATCCCAATCACAGGAATTACTCTAAGAAGATGCTGCATAAATAACAAATGTATTAGAAATATACACgcatcggaaacagcctctctaccaaggtaggggtaaggtctgcgtaaacTCTACCCTCCCcggaccccactttgtgggatttaactgggtatgttgttgttgttgttgtattagaaATATACGCGCAATCTAAAAGTACATAGGGTTCAAGCTGCTAGTACAATGGTGTGACCGGTTATTTTAAGCACCAATAATAATCTCATAGGGATCAGAATTTGGGCCTCACTGCCATGTAAATGCAAAACCAGCACTAAGTTTGAAAACTTTGTAAAGCTTGAATATAACAGATGACATCCACCAAAGATTCCCGATAAATATAGTCTTACGTCCTAAAAATAGTCTTTGCTTAATCAATATGGTAAGTCATGTAACTAAGAGGAATTTCCTTTTATTTACCATTATTATCCATTTTTTTAACCTCTATATATTTCTTGATTGCTTCAATTTATTCCTTCTTTTTATACATTACATCTCTTTATTTCAGATGGTGGATTGCTGATGACAAGACACACAAATTGGAGGAGAGTAAAATGGAAGGCCTACTAGCAGATGATGGGTTTACTTCCTAATTAACCTAAGTGGGCAACTGTATCTCCACCAAGCTCTAAAatcatttccttttcttttgtctGCTTTATGCTTTTATCATTTGGAATGGAGTCAAGAGAAAAGTTTGAGAGGAAGTTTGCATCCTGGCAGATTCAATATCTCTTAATGGGTGGCAGGTTGCCTCTAATCAATAGTGTGCTTGGTAGCATCCCAACTTACTCCATGTGACTATTATCCATGCCAAGCAAGACTATGGAGCAACTAGATCAAATAAGGAGGAACTTCCTATGGGAAGGGAACAACACTGGGCACAAATTCCATTTAGTCAAATGGGACAGTGTGATGCTGCCAAAGCATTAAGGTGGGCTGCGCATCAGGGACCTGGCCAAACACAATAAATGCCTACTAGCGAACTGGTTGTGGAGATATACACAAGAGGACCAGAGTTTATGGAAGGAAGTGGTCAGGCAAAGTATGGAAGCCAAGACCACTGGAGTGCTAAGCAGACAACAGCCCCATATGGAGTAGGAGTTTGGAAGAGCATAAGCAGACTCTGTGATGAATTCACACAGAATCCGTTGGAAAAATAATAGAGATGATCACATTAAGAAGAACAAATAAGAGACAAATAAAATATAGTAATAACAATAAAGATAAGACAGGATTGAAATTGAAAAACCCGGTTCAAGGCACGCTATGGATGGCGCTGTCTTCGGAGTAGATTTCCGTCGCTACCCCGATGCAAATAGCAAAGTGACATTCGACTCCCAAGATACAATGAACCATTGAGGAATCTTCTAATGTGCACTCAAATAGAAGTTCACCCTTTTAATCTCTCGACTGCTTTTGTAGGAACTCAGAATACGGAAAAAAATGGACTCTTGAAGAGAATGAAATTATAGAGAGCCTAAAGATCTAGATCTGCCATACAAAAATTCTGCAATGGGATTGTATTTAGGGCGTCCCTTGTATTTATAGAAAGTGAAACACACCTCTTCATGAATAGATGTACCCCTTAAGATTGGATGACACCTTTTCACAATGAATAGGTGTATCTTTTAAAGAATGGGTAACACCTTTTCATAATAAATTGTGTCTTTTCAAGAGAGTGTGTAAATTTTGAATCACTTCTAAAATATTCCAACAGAATCATCATCTGGTAGTTGGGAATGGTCAACATGTCAAGTTCTGGAAGGAAAACACCCCTCTAAAGAATGATTTCCCTGCCTTGATTCAAATATCTAAGGAGCCAGATGCAACAGTGCAACAATATAGAGATGGCAATATTTCGAATCAACTTTCAGAAGGAACCTGCAAGACTGGGAATTGGAGAATTTGCTCAAACTCTTACAAGCTCAAAATGGGTTCATTGGTAATGACGTTGCACCACACCAGTTTAGATTGGGGCATACTAAAAAGAAGCGAACAGGAGATGGTAAATAATGCGATGATATTATGGAGGAAGTAGTTTGAACAACAGTGTGGAATTGTTTAGGCTTAAGGCTATTGGTCTTAGACCGGGTAATCATATGATGAGTGGGTGTCGCTGTAGAGTCGGACGCAACAAGGGAAGGTTGTGACGCCATGGGAGGCGGGGCAAGTGACGAGGAAGAAGGTTGTACCGTAGGATTCTGGGTCAAAGGTCCAGTGGACTTATTTCGGTGCTGGTAAATGATTATTGTGGGTTGATGTTGAGCATTTAAATGGGGAGAGGGGTGAACTGGTGAGGCTGAAACAGTTGGTTGAGGTGAATCATGGTCGGAAACTGAATTTGGTGCGGCGAGAGGAGGGGGCAGCGGAGTTgttggagaaggagaagaagtaTCAGATAAGCGAGAAACTAAATTACCTGAGACAGTGGTACCTGTTGGGGCAGAGGAGACGAGTGAATGTGTACCCACGGGCTGCTGCACTATCTGAGTAGGAAGTTCATAAGAGACATTTGAACTCAGAGTATTATCCTGTGGTGGTTGTTCAGTTGAACAAGTTTCCCAAGATACATTTTTATTTTCTGTATTTTTCAAATGGGAACTGATTTTCCAAAAACAAGACGTCGCGTGATAAATAAATTTTGAAAGTTAAAGGATCAAAACATTGATGGCAGTAATGTTTATTCGAAAATCCTAAATAAACACATGGTGTCGAACGGGGCTCTAATTTATTTTTGGCATATGGTTTGAGCATGGATAACACAAGCAACCAAATACTTTAATGGAGTCATACTTGGGCATAGTTTGAAACAAAATTTCAAAGGGGCTCTTATGCTGAAGATTGGGTGTAGTTAGCCTGTTTATCAGATAAACAGCTTGTTGGCAGGCAAAACTCAAAAAGTGTGAGGGCAAAGATGCTTGGTGCAGCAAGGTTCTAGCCGTTTCAATAACATGCCAGTGTCGTCTTTCGACTAGAGCAACTCTTTGTGGAGTATATGGGGGTGACACTAATTGCTCTATGCCATGTGTTTTAAGATAGGACTGGAAACTTTGAAATTCACCACCACCATCAGTGTAAAAAGATTGAATTTTTGTGTTGAACCGTCGTTCAAGCAACGGATGTAAATGTTGAAAAACTTCCAGAGTTTCATTTTTTGATTTTAAAGTGAACAACCACATATATTTCGAAAATTGATCAACAAATGACACATAATATCTTTTTTTATCAATTGACATAACCGGAGATGGACCCCATAAATCGCTATAAAGGATTTGCAGTGGCTTATTACTTTGCAATGAATTTTCGGAAAAAGTCAACCTGTGCATTTTTATTTGAATAACAGGAATTACAAATGGAACTAACTTTAGGATCTGAAACAGGAAGGGAAAAATTATTCAAGACAGTATTTAAAACGCGGCGACTAGGATGGCCTAAACGCCGATGCCACAGGTGAATTGGAACAGCCACATTGCATTGAGTACAACGATGTGTGAAGCCCAGTGGCCACTCATACAACCCATCTTTATTCTGCCCGTGAACTAGGGGCCCCCCGTACTCAGATCCTTCACAAGATAATGGAAAGGAAAGAATTCAATAGATGAATGATTATCACAACAAAACTAAGAAACAGAAATAAGATTATTTTTTATGACAGGGGAGCATAAGGTATTAAGAAGTTTGAAATTATGATTTGATGCACTTATGTTAGCGTTACCGGTATGGGAAATTGGAATGGTGTTACCATTGCCCATAGTTATCTCTTCGGTGCCGTGGTAGTCATGTACGGTGGCTAGGCTTTGAGCATCAGAGGCAATATGATGATTAGCTCCACTATCCACAATCCAAGGGGTCCGTTGAGGAGAAAAACGAGCAGCCAAGTTTGCCTGGGCTTGCAAATGGTTATGTGACTGCAATCTGCATACTCTCGCAGAATGACCTACACGATCACATAGTTGACAGCGAATGTTTTTATCAAAGGACTGCGGCTGGTTGTTTCTTCGTGGGCGCCATGGTTGTGCTTGCCATTGCTGATTGTTGGTAGGAGTGTTTGCATTTGGACGGTGATTGCTGGAGTTAGGATTATTACCCTGACGAGGAGCAGCTGATGTAGTCTTTTGTGCTACAGCAGCGGTAATAGGTGTTGATAGCGGCTTCTTGTCTTCCTCATGCTTTAGAAAAAGCTCATGATCCAGCAGCTTTTCATAAAGCTCTTCATATGAAATTGTAGATTCTCGAGCACGAATGGCAGCAAAAAGTTCTCGAAATTCAGATCCGAGTCCACTGAGAATTTTAACGATGAGTTCCGGGTTTGATACAGGCACACCAGCAGTTGCAAGTTCATCGCAAAGTGATCGAACTTGATGAAGATAATCAGTGACCGGACAAGAGTCTTTAGTGAGACGAGCCAATCGGTCTCGCAAGCTGAAAATTCTTGTTTCGGATTTGTTCGCATACGCAGTATGCAAAGCATCCCAGGCAGCTTTGACGGAGACTGCAACAGCAACAGTGGGGGCAAGTGTAGGATCAACGGAGGCCAAGATAGCATTTTGAATTAACTGATCTTGGCGATGCCAGGGAAGGAACTCAGGGTTATCAATATCTTGATTGTTTTGAGAGATGGTGCGAGTAGGGGCAGGGATGGAGCCATCGAGATGCCCAAAGAGATTGTGACCACGCATAAGCATTGAAACTTGAGCTTTCCACAGGGAGAAATTGTGACTGCCTGTTAATTTTATGGGCAGCTGGGTAACGGGATTGAATTGGACAATAGTAAAGGCGTTATTGACTCCATCGGCATTGGTCACAGAGGTATTAGGGGCCATTTGAGTGTTTGGGTGAGTAAGCagaaaaaaaaatggatcaaCTCATGGGAGTTTAGTGTAGCTCGGATACCATAAAAAGAAGCGAACAGAAGATGGTAAATAATGCGATGATATTATTTGCTTGTATGGCAGAGTATTTATACAAAATATGTACAGCACCTGTATCTACAAGATAAACTTGAAAAAAGATAATGCCTATCAAAAGAGAGCCTAAATAGGAGGAGAAAGTTACACAGAATTCCTAAAGATTGGGAGTTACAAAAATAGGGAATCTACAGCAGTAAGAAGTCTTGAGTGAGCAGGTAATCTGATCTAGTAGTCATCCGTTATTACATACTAATGGAGGAAAGTTCACAGTGAACGCAACCTGCAAGCTAGCAACGGACTAGAATGCTATCACTGACAACTGGCCTTGGAAGTTAATCTGGAAGGTCCAGCTTCTACCCAAAATTGTATGCTTCAGCTGGACTGCAATATATAAAGCCAGTCTAACACAGGACATGCAAGGAGGAAGATTCAGACTCTGAACGGGTGCAATAGAGAAGCAGAAACCCTTACCCATCTGATAATGCAGTGCCCTGTTGCAGTAGACTTATGGAACATGTTCCTGACCCTTTTTGGCCTCAGAAGGGTAATGCCTAACACTATCATGGAAGTTTTTGAAAGTTGGAGCCACTGAAAAGTTGACAGCACCATCAAAAAGATTTGGAAGATGTTACCAGTTGCCATCTTTGGACTATATGGAGTGAAAGGAATAGAAGATTTTTTTATGGTCTCTCAACTATCCAATCTAGGCTCAAAGCTAGATGTCTTTTGTATTTAGTTAGTTGGGTTTTTGGTCCCAATGGATTACCCCGATAGCTTTTTAGATTTTGTTAGCTCTATGGTTGTATAATTTGTACTAGagcctaagttactcggactctcctAAAATGTCGTCGGGTGCTTGTCAGATCCTACAAAAGTAATGtctttttggaggatccgacacgggtgcggcaacactttggaagagtccgagtaacttagacTAGAGCTAAC
Encoded here:
- the LOC132630962 gene encoding nudix hydrolase 11-like isoform X2, with product MATNRFHRSESLVKLAERLRLYNPNNNHPSLSSSNFFNTHSQNQECTVNEVVSKEQELKPEFGTDPINSSSSNSRRARAAVLVCLFEDQQGHLRVILTKRASTLSTHSGEVALPGGKVEEGDANDTETALREAEEEIGLDRSLVDIVTVLESFTTKGIIVIPVVGILWDRNAFNPLINTAEVAAIFDAPLEMFLKDENRREQEAEYMGDQYVLHFFDHETEKEKYIIWALTAGILIKAASVVYQRPPHFQERRPKFWNRSCQ
- the LOC132630962 gene encoding nudix hydrolase 11-like isoform X1, yielding MATNRFHRSESLVKLAERLRLYNPNNNHPSLSSSNFFNTHSQNQECTVNEVVSKEQELKPEFGTDPINSSSSNSRRARAAVLVCLFEDQQGHLRVILTKRASTLSTHSGEVALPGGKVEEGDANDTETALREAEEEIGLDRSLVDIVTVLESFTTKKGIIVIPVVGILWDRNAFNPLINTAEVAAIFDAPLEMFLKDENRREQEAEYMGDQYVLHFFDHETEKEKYIIWALTAGILIKAASVVYQRPPHFQERRPKFWNRSCQ
- the LOC132630962 gene encoding nudix hydrolase 15, mitochondrial-like isoform X3, which gives rise to MATNRFHRSESLVKLAERLRLYNPNNNHPSLSSSNFFNTHSQNQECTVNEVVSKEQELKPEFGTDPINSSSSNSRRARAAVLVCLFEDQQGHLRVILTKRASTLSTHSGEVALPGGKVEEGDANDTETALREAEEEIGLDRSLVDIVTVLESFTTKKGIIVIPVVGILWDRNAFNPLINTAEVAAIFDAPLEMFLKRTRG